One Longimicrobium sp. DNA segment encodes these proteins:
- a CDS encoding cysteine desulfurase-like protein gives MSDSTFAERIRADFPVFERRIAGRPIAFFDGPGGSQVPRQVADAVSGYLTLHNANTHGRFATSKETDAVILEARRAAADFVNGAPDEIVFGHNMTTLTFHLSRSLGRAWGPGDEVVVTELDHQANVAPWRKMAADAGMIVRVLPVDVERMQLDYDALPSLLSERTRLVAIGAASNAVGTINDVRRVAEMAHAAGALVFVDAVHYAPHRLPDVREMGCDFLACSSYKFFGPHQGILWGRRELLERFDPYKVPPASDEAPERWETGTQNHEAIAGIRAAIDWIASIAGEGAGGRRDALRRSFEHLDAHEQPLFQLLEDGLRATPGVRFYGVARGQPRTPTAAFTVEGCTPDDLARRLGEEGVFVWNGDFYATTVCDALGLSDCGGLVRAGIARIARRTTCGGWWRAWSGSRRRAARPEPGPR, from the coding sequence ATGTCCGATTCTACCTTCGCCGAGCGCATCCGCGCCGACTTTCCCGTGTTCGAGCGGCGGATCGCCGGCCGCCCGATCGCGTTCTTCGACGGCCCCGGCGGAAGCCAGGTGCCGCGGCAGGTCGCGGACGCGGTGTCCGGCTACCTGACGCTGCACAACGCCAACACGCACGGCCGCTTCGCCACCAGCAAGGAGACCGACGCCGTGATCCTCGAGGCGCGGCGGGCGGCGGCCGACTTCGTGAACGGCGCGCCGGACGAGATCGTGTTCGGGCACAACATGACCACGCTCACCTTCCACCTCTCGCGCTCGCTGGGCCGCGCGTGGGGGCCGGGCGACGAGGTGGTCGTGACCGAGCTGGACCACCAGGCCAACGTGGCCCCGTGGCGGAAGATGGCCGCCGACGCGGGGATGATCGTGCGCGTGCTGCCGGTCGACGTTGAGCGGATGCAGCTGGACTACGACGCGCTCCCCTCGCTGCTGTCGGAGCGCACGCGGCTGGTCGCCATCGGCGCCGCGTCCAACGCGGTGGGAACGATCAACGACGTGCGCCGCGTGGCGGAGATGGCGCACGCGGCGGGCGCGCTCGTCTTCGTCGACGCGGTGCACTACGCGCCGCACCGGCTGCCCGACGTGCGGGAGATGGGGTGCGACTTCCTGGCCTGCAGCAGCTACAAGTTCTTCGGCCCGCACCAGGGGATCCTCTGGGGACGCCGCGAGCTGCTGGAGCGCTTCGACCCGTACAAGGTGCCGCCCGCCTCCGACGAGGCGCCCGAGCGCTGGGAGACGGGGACGCAGAACCACGAGGCCATCGCCGGGATCCGCGCGGCCATCGACTGGATCGCCTCGATCGCGGGCGAGGGCGCGGGCGGCCGCCGCGACGCGCTCCGCCGCTCGTTCGAGCACCTGGACGCGCACGAGCAGCCGCTCTTCCAGCTGCTGGAAGACGGGCTGCGCGCCACGCCCGGCGTGCGCTTCTACGGCGTGGCGCGCGGCCAGCCGCGGACGCCCACCGCCGCCTTCACCGTGGAGGGGTGCACGCCCGACGACCTGGCGCGGCGGCTGGGCGAGGAAGGCGTCTTCGTCTGGAACGGAGACTTCTACGCGACCACCGTCTGCGACGCGCTCGGCCTCTCGGACTGCGGCGGCCTGGTCCGCGCCGGCATCGCCCGTATTGCACGGAGGACGACGTGCGGCGGCTGGTGGAGGGCGTGGAGCGGATCGCGGAGGAGAGCGGCGCGGCCGGAGCCGGGGCCGCGTTGA
- a CDS encoding M1 family metallopeptidase translates to MKRWTPALLALLALPSVLTAQQAGAWPPARPFPNPVEVPRGFQRAVQRGTRTTTGVPGPRYWQQWANYRIHASVDPAAKTVTGGETIVYHNRSPDTLQTLNVQLILNVHRPEAQRDEENEATGGVNLTRVAARGQNLGEARQRGQAGYAVQGTNLAIRPGAPLLPGDSIRLDFEWSFRIPQAGASGRMGYDADNLVFMAYWYPQMAVYDDVNGWQTDPFLGTAEYYMGYGNYEYTIDAPAGWVVMGTGELANAAQALPAPVLARWRRAMQSDTTVHVLTAADFGAGKATAAGANGRVAWTFRADSVRDVAFSVTRESLWDAARTSVGDRNGDGRPDFVTINAFYRQSAPAWRNAVRFEQQSITHHSQFTGVKYPYPHMTAVEGENIIGGGMEYPMMTLIGAYNGRSDTTFYSVVSHELGHMWFPMVIGVDERRYGWMDEGTTDFNENEARNAFFHIAAPGAHLEEQQQYLQFVQRGIDVRELTWTDYITPPAAGGFATYPKPATLLQTLRNLIGEAAFTRGYQAYARAWAFRHPQPYDFFNAFNTAAGRDLGWFWSAWYDHAWSLDQAVQGVTAEDGGTTITIADRGNAPMPARLVITRQDGRTERREVPVEAWLAGTRTATVTLPAGGSPVVRVEIDPERAFPDADRTNNVWTR, encoded by the coding sequence ATGAAACGCTGGACCCCGGCGCTCCTGGCGCTGCTCGCGCTCCCGTCGGTGCTAACTGCGCAGCAGGCCGGGGCGTGGCCGCCCGCGCGCCCGTTCCCCAACCCCGTGGAGGTGCCGCGCGGCTTCCAGCGCGCCGTGCAGCGGGGCACGCGCACCACCACGGGCGTTCCCGGGCCGCGCTACTGGCAGCAGTGGGCCAACTACCGCATCCACGCCAGCGTGGACCCGGCGGCGAAGACCGTCACCGGCGGCGAGACCATCGTCTACCACAACCGCTCGCCCGACACGCTGCAGACGCTGAACGTGCAGCTGATCCTGAACGTCCACCGCCCCGAAGCGCAGCGCGACGAGGAGAACGAGGCCACCGGCGGCGTGAACCTCACCCGCGTGGCCGCGCGCGGGCAGAACCTGGGCGAGGCGCGCCAGCGCGGGCAGGCCGGCTACGCGGTGCAGGGCACCAACCTGGCCATCCGCCCCGGCGCGCCGCTCCTTCCGGGCGACTCGATCCGGCTGGACTTCGAGTGGAGCTTCAGGATCCCGCAGGCCGGCGCCAGCGGGCGGATGGGGTACGACGCCGACAACCTGGTGTTCATGGCGTACTGGTATCCCCAGATGGCGGTGTACGACGACGTGAACGGGTGGCAGACCGACCCGTTCCTGGGCACCGCCGAGTACTACATGGGCTACGGGAACTACGAGTACACCATCGACGCCCCCGCCGGGTGGGTGGTGATGGGAACGGGCGAGCTGGCCAACGCCGCGCAGGCGCTTCCCGCGCCGGTGCTGGCCCGCTGGCGCCGGGCGATGCAGAGCGACACCACCGTGCACGTGCTGACCGCCGCCGACTTCGGGGCGGGGAAGGCCACCGCCGCCGGCGCCAACGGCCGCGTGGCCTGGACCTTCCGCGCCGACAGCGTGCGCGACGTGGCCTTCTCCGTCACCCGCGAGAGCCTGTGGGACGCGGCGCGCACCTCCGTGGGCGACCGCAACGGCGACGGGCGGCCCGACTTCGTCACCATCAACGCCTTCTACCGCCAGAGCGCGCCCGCCTGGCGCAACGCGGTGCGCTTCGAGCAGCAGTCCATCACCCACCACTCGCAGTTCACGGGGGTGAAGTACCCGTACCCGCACATGACCGCGGTCGAGGGCGAGAACATCATCGGCGGGGGGATGGAGTACCCGATGATGACGCTCATCGGCGCGTACAACGGGCGCAGCGACACCACCTTCTACAGCGTGGTGTCGCACGAGCTGGGGCACATGTGGTTCCCCATGGTCATCGGGGTGGACGAGCGCCGCTACGGGTGGATGGACGAGGGGACGACCGACTTCAACGAGAACGAGGCGCGCAACGCCTTCTTCCACATCGCCGCGCCGGGCGCGCACCTGGAGGAGCAGCAGCAGTACCTGCAGTTCGTGCAGCGCGGCATCGACGTGCGCGAGCTGACGTGGACGGACTACATCACCCCGCCCGCCGCCGGCGGCTTCGCGACGTATCCCAAGCCCGCCACCCTCCTGCAGACGCTGCGCAACCTGATCGGCGAGGCGGCGTTCACGCGCGGGTACCAGGCGTACGCACGGGCGTGGGCCTTCCGGCATCCCCAGCCGTACGACTTCTTCAACGCCTTCAACACCGCGGCGGGGCGCGACCTGGGGTGGTTCTGGTCGGCGTGGTACGACCACGCGTGGTCGCTGGACCAGGCGGTGCAGGGGGTGACGGCGGAAGATGGGGGGACGACCATCACCATCGCCGACCGCGGCAACGCGCCGATGCCCGCGCGGCTGGTGATCACGCGCCAGGACGGCCGGACGGAGCGCCGCGAGGTGCCGGTGGAGGCGTGGCTCGCCGGCACCCGCACCGCGACGGTCACCCTCCCCGCCGGCGGCTCGCCCGTGGTGCGCGTGGAGATCGACCCCGAGCGCGCCTTCCCCGACGCGGACCGCACCAACAACGTGTGGACGCGATAG
- a CDS encoding trimeric intracellular cation channel family protein yields MSFLRILEMLGVAVFAISGALAAGRKSLDLVGVVITATVTAIGGGTLRDVLLDRHPVFWIADTANLWVIFAAALGTVIYSRRWPPPARSLAVADALGLALFTISGAQIAQAAGLGGVVVVIMGTLTGVAGGVIRDVLTAEIPMIMRRGPIYATACIAGAALYLLLEMVIPRDVAAVVGMACIAALRLAAILWELTIPVFTLGEPRNRER; encoded by the coding sequence GTGTCGTTTCTGCGGATCCTGGAGATGCTGGGCGTGGCGGTGTTCGCCATCAGCGGCGCGCTGGCCGCCGGGCGCAAGAGCCTGGACCTGGTCGGCGTGGTCATCACCGCCACGGTCACGGCCATCGGCGGCGGCACGCTCCGCGACGTGCTGCTGGACCGCCACCCGGTGTTCTGGATCGCCGACACCGCGAACCTGTGGGTGATCTTCGCCGCCGCGCTGGGGACGGTCATCTACTCGCGGCGGTGGCCCCCGCCGGCGCGCAGCCTGGCCGTGGCCGACGCGCTGGGGCTGGCGCTCTTCACCATCAGCGGCGCGCAGATCGCCCAGGCGGCGGGGCTCGGCGGCGTGGTGGTGGTGATCATGGGCACGCTCACGGGCGTGGCCGGCGGCGTCATCCGCGACGTGCTGACCGCCGAGATCCCCATGATCATGCGCCGCGGGCCCATCTACGCCACGGCCTGCATCGCCGGCGCCGCCCTCTACCTGCTGCTGGAGATGGTGATCCCGCGCGACGTGGCCGCGGTCGTCGGCATGGCCTGCATCGCCGCGCTCCGCCTGGCCGCCATTCTGTGGGAGCTGACCATCCCCGTGTTCACGCTCGGCGAGCCGCGGAATCGGGAGAGATGA
- a CDS encoding S8 family peptidase, whose amino-acid sequence MLARPAVLAAGISLALAACARDSAAPLSPEVAPSAAVAATPQGAPIKDQYIVVFKAGASPRAAAAAMGVAPLHVYHAALNGFAARLNPAQLAALRNNPQVDYISPDQLVTADGTQAYPTWGLDRIDQQYLPLNSSYTYNRTGAGINLYVLDTGIRFTHTEFGGRAVPGYDVFGGNGSDCNGHGTHVAGTAGGGTYGVAKAVNLISVRVLDCTGNGATSGVIAGVDWVTANHVGLSVANMSLGGGANTALDNAVQNSINSGVTYVIAAGNNGANACNYSPSRVTNAIIVGNTTSTDARNSTSNYGLCLDLFAPGTNITSAWYGSDTQTNVLTGTSMAAPHVAGIAAMYLEYNPGALPVDVQYAIDQNATNGVVGSPGNNSPNRIVWSGFIPAPAGGGGGGGTPLSVSVFCDESTSSCDATASGGSGSGYSFTWTNVDEQYDSGGYSWGYVVWGLANQRYVSATVTDGNGATATASTIIYRPSGGGGGIQP is encoded by the coding sequence ATGCTCGCTCGCCCCGCAGTCCTGGCCGCAGGAATCAGCCTGGCCCTCGCCGCCTGCGCGAGGGATTCGGCCGCGCCGCTGTCGCCAGAGGTCGCGCCCAGCGCCGCGGTCGCGGCCACCCCGCAGGGAGCGCCGATCAAGGACCAGTACATCGTGGTGTTCAAGGCGGGCGCCTCGCCGCGCGCCGCGGCCGCCGCGATGGGCGTCGCGCCGCTCCACGTGTACCACGCCGCGCTGAACGGCTTCGCGGCGCGGCTGAACCCGGCGCAGCTGGCCGCCCTGCGCAACAACCCGCAGGTGGACTACATCTCGCCCGACCAGCTGGTCACCGCCGACGGCACCCAGGCGTACCCCACGTGGGGGCTGGATCGCATCGACCAGCAGTATCTCCCTCTGAACAGCTCCTACACGTACAACCGCACCGGCGCGGGGATCAACCTGTACGTCCTCGACACCGGCATCCGCTTCACGCACACCGAGTTCGGCGGGCGCGCCGTGCCCGGGTACGACGTGTTCGGCGGCAACGGCAGCGACTGCAACGGACACGGAACGCACGTGGCCGGCACGGCCGGCGGCGGCACCTACGGCGTGGCCAAGGCCGTGAACCTCATCTCCGTGCGCGTGCTGGACTGCACCGGCAACGGCGCCACCAGCGGCGTGATCGCGGGGGTGGACTGGGTCACCGCGAACCACGTGGGGCTGTCGGTGGCCAACATGAGCCTGGGCGGCGGCGCCAACACCGCGCTCGACAACGCCGTGCAGAACTCCATCAACTCGGGCGTGACGTACGTGATCGCCGCCGGCAACAACGGCGCGAACGCCTGCAACTACTCGCCGTCGCGCGTGACCAACGCGATTATCGTGGGCAACACCACCTCCACCGACGCGCGCAACTCCACCTCCAACTACGGCCTGTGCCTGGACCTGTTCGCGCCGGGGACCAACATCACCTCGGCCTGGTACGGCAGCGACACGCAGACCAACGTCCTCACCGGCACCTCGATGGCGGCGCCGCACGTGGCGGGGATCGCGGCCATGTACCTGGAGTACAACCCGGGCGCGCTGCCGGTGGACGTGCAGTACGCGATCGACCAGAACGCCACGAACGGCGTGGTGGGCAGCCCGGGGAACAACTCGCCCAACCGCATCGTCTGGTCGGGCTTCATTCCGGCGCCGGCGGGCGGCGGCGGTGGCGGCGGGACGCCCCTGTCGGTGAGCGTGTTCTGCGACGAGAGCACCAGCTCCTGCGACGCCACCGCCTCGGGCGGATCGGGGAGCGGCTACAGCTTCACCTGGACCAACGTAGACGAGCAGTACGATTCCGGCGGCTACAGCTGGGGATACGTGGTGTGGGGGCTCGCCAACCAGCGCTACGTGTCGGCCACGGTCACCGACGGCAACGGCGCCACGGCCACGGCCTCGACCATCATCTACCGCCCCAGCGGCGGCGGCGGCGGTATCCAGCCCTGA
- a CDS encoding amino acid permease, with the protein MPQPPIARDVRDERTAAATASEARAAAADRLPRSLGVWSAAAVLVGSTIGSGIFRIVGGENGVAARVGTVGAMSLLWIVGALVALTGALAIAELATMFPRSGGIYVFIREGYGPLPAFLFGWTELLVIRPSALGAIAVLFAEYAGRFFHYGDLGMRLVAAAAILLLGLANLRSVRWAAAVQDLSTLAKVLAIAGLAVAAFLFARPGQGAFAGPIDWSPTTWTGFGLALVSVMWAYDGWADLTFISGEVKDPARTLPRAIIGGVLGIVAIYIAVNAAYLYVLTVPEMVGSKLVAADTATKVFGAVGSSVVAAMVMVSAFGALNGSMMTGPRIFFAMADDGNFFRPIAAVHPRYRTPYAAILLATALGIAYVSFRTFEQLADAFILGIWPFYALAVGAVYILRRRRPDFPRPYRTWGYPVVPAIFLIASVGMLLNALISDPVVTLICFGVILAGIPVFLVWKGGSRAVPSDS; encoded by the coding sequence ATGCCGCAGCCCCCCATCGCGCGCGACGTCCGCGACGAGCGCACTGCCGCCGCCACCGCCAGCGAGGCGCGCGCAGCCGCGGCCGACCGGCTGCCGCGCAGCCTGGGCGTGTGGAGCGCCGCCGCGGTGCTCGTCGGGTCCACCATCGGCAGCGGCATCTTCCGCATCGTGGGCGGCGAGAACGGCGTGGCGGCGCGCGTGGGCACCGTGGGCGCCATGTCGCTGCTCTGGATCGTGGGCGCGCTGGTGGCGCTCACCGGCGCGCTGGCCATCGCCGAGCTGGCCACCATGTTCCCGCGCTCGGGCGGCATCTACGTCTTCATCCGCGAGGGGTACGGCCCGCTCCCCGCCTTCCTCTTCGGGTGGACGGAGCTGCTGGTGATCCGCCCCAGCGCGCTGGGCGCCATCGCCGTGCTCTTCGCCGAGTACGCGGGGCGCTTCTTCCACTACGGCGACCTGGGGATGCGGCTTGTTGCGGCGGCGGCCATCCTCCTGCTGGGGCTGGCCAACCTGCGCTCGGTGCGGTGGGCGGCGGCGGTGCAGGACCTGAGCACGCTGGCCAAGGTGCTGGCGATCGCCGGCCTCGCCGTGGCCGCCTTCCTCTTTGCGCGGCCGGGGCAGGGCGCCTTCGCGGGCCCGATCGACTGGTCGCCCACCACGTGGACGGGCTTCGGGCTGGCGCTGGTGTCGGTGATGTGGGCGTACGACGGGTGGGCCGACCTCACCTTCATCTCCGGCGAGGTGAAAGACCCCGCGCGGACGCTGCCGCGCGCCATCATCGGCGGCGTGCTGGGGATCGTGGCCATCTACATCGCCGTGAACGCCGCCTACCTGTACGTGCTGACGGTGCCGGAGATGGTCGGCTCCAAGCTCGTGGCCGCCGACACGGCGACGAAGGTGTTCGGCGCCGTCGGCTCGTCGGTGGTGGCCGCGATGGTGATGGTGAGCGCGTTCGGCGCGCTGAACGGCTCGATGATGACCGGCCCGCGCATCTTCTTCGCGATGGCCGACGACGGCAACTTCTTCCGCCCCATCGCCGCGGTGCACCCGCGCTACCGGACGCCGTACGCCGCCATCCTGCTGGCCACCGCGCTGGGGATCGCGTACGTCTCGTTCCGCACCTTCGAGCAGCTGGCCGACGCGTTCATCCTCGGCATCTGGCCGTTCTACGCGCTGGCGGTGGGCGCGGTCTACATCCTCCGGCGCCGCCGCCCGGACTTCCCGCGCCCGTACCGCACCTGGGGCTACCCCGTCGTCCCCGCCATCTTCCTGATCGCCTCCGTCGGCATGCTGCTGAACGCGCTCATCAGCGATCCGGTCGTCACGCTCATCTGCTTCGGCGTGATCCTGGCCGGCATCCCCGTGTTCCTGGTGTGGAAGGGCGGCAGCCGGGCAGTGCCATCGGATTCGTAA
- a CDS encoding S9 family peptidase, producing MQLRARPAAAGLTFALALLAGAPARAQQDQLTIERIFSGEFRLQSLPDSRWMAGGQRYSYVTADGGVTSLVAEDAQTGNKTTLVDGRRLVPAGQTKPIDIEDYEWSADEKKLLIFTNSQPVWRQNTKGQFYVYDLASQRLTPASTAAGWQQFAKLSPDGSKVGFVRDNNLWVADLATGRETQLTRDGSETIINGTFDWVYEEELDLRDGWRWSPDGQRIAFWRIDDNPVKPFFWMRDTGDQYSAPISLRYPKAGAPNPTARLGVVEVASGRTTWLQTGDDSSVYLARMEWADSPTEIVVQRLNRHQNRLDVMMANAATGATRTLFTDADSAWVEVDDDLAFINGGRQFIFSSERDGYNHLYLYNRDGSVARQLTRGQWDVTQVFGVDEKNGWVYFSATEQGPQQRHLYRVRLDGTGFARLTKEPGTHGIQLSPETPYYLDTWSRAAAPPVITLHRTDGSVVRTLVENAGARQRLGALAIREPEFFTFRTSDGTQLNGSMIKPANFDPAKKYPVLMYVYGGPGSQTVTDAWGGSRYLWHQLLAQRGYIVVSVDNRGTGGRGSAFKKSTYLDLGTREAADQIEAARWLAQQPYVDPQRLGIWGWSYGGYMTAFTLEQPGSPFKAGISVAPVADWGLYDSIYTERFMRTPQENPEGYRRSSAVRNAAGLRARLLLIHGSGDDNVHFQNSVQLVDALQGAGKQFSFMMYPDRNHAIAGGRTIHLYTMMTDWITQNL from the coding sequence ATGCAACTCAGGGCACGCCCGGCCGCGGCCGGGCTTACCTTTGCGCTCGCCCTGCTGGCCGGCGCCCCGGCGCGCGCCCAGCAGGACCAGCTCACCATCGAGCGCATCTTCTCCGGCGAGTTCCGGCTGCAGTCGCTCCCCGACTCGCGCTGGATGGCGGGCGGCCAGCGCTACTCGTACGTCACCGCCGACGGCGGCGTCACCAGCCTGGTGGCCGAGGATGCGCAGACGGGGAACAAGACGACGCTCGTAGACGGGCGGCGCCTGGTCCCCGCCGGGCAGACCAAGCCGATCGACATCGAGGACTACGAGTGGAGCGCGGACGAGAAGAAGCTCCTCATCTTCACCAACAGCCAGCCGGTGTGGCGGCAGAACACCAAGGGGCAGTTCTACGTCTACGACCTGGCGTCCCAGCGCCTGACGCCCGCGTCGACCGCCGCGGGGTGGCAGCAGTTCGCCAAGCTGTCGCCCGACGGGTCGAAGGTGGGCTTCGTGCGCGATAACAACCTGTGGGTGGCGGACCTGGCCACGGGGCGCGAGACGCAGCTCACGCGCGACGGCAGCGAGACCATCATCAACGGCACCTTCGACTGGGTGTACGAGGAGGAACTGGACCTGCGCGACGGGTGGCGGTGGAGCCCCGACGGGCAGCGCATCGCCTTCTGGCGCATCGACGACAATCCGGTGAAGCCGTTCTTCTGGATGCGCGACACCGGCGACCAGTACTCCGCCCCCATCTCCCTCCGTTACCCCAAGGCCGGCGCGCCGAACCCCACCGCCAGGCTCGGCGTGGTGGAGGTCGCCAGCGGGCGAACGACGTGGCTGCAGACGGGGGATGACAGCAGCGTCTACCTGGCGCGGATGGAGTGGGCCGATTCGCCGACGGAGATCGTCGTCCAGCGGCTGAACCGGCACCAGAACCGGCTGGACGTGATGATGGCGAACGCGGCCACCGGCGCCACGCGCACGCTCTTCACCGACGCCGACAGCGCGTGGGTGGAGGTGGACGACGACCTGGCGTTCATCAACGGCGGCCGGCAGTTCATCTTCAGCAGCGAGCGCGACGGCTATAACCACCTGTACCTGTACAACCGCGACGGCAGCGTGGCCCGGCAGCTCACGCGCGGGCAGTGGGACGTGACGCAGGTGTTCGGGGTGGACGAGAAGAACGGCTGGGTCTACTTCTCCGCGACCGAGCAGGGGCCGCAGCAGCGCCACCTGTACCGCGTGCGGCTGGACGGCACCGGCTTCGCGCGGCTGACGAAGGAGCCGGGGACGCACGGGATCCAGCTTTCGCCCGAGACGCCGTACTACCTGGACACCTGGTCGCGCGCGGCCGCGCCGCCCGTGATCACCCTGCACCGCACCGACGGCAGCGTGGTGCGCACGCTGGTGGAGAACGCGGGGGCGCGGCAGCGGCTGGGCGCGCTGGCCATCCGCGAGCCGGAGTTCTTCACCTTCCGCACGAGCGACGGGACGCAGCTGAACGGGTCGATGATCAAGCCCGCCAACTTCGACCCGGCGAAGAAGTACCCGGTGCTGATGTACGTGTACGGCGGCCCGGGGTCGCAGACGGTGACCGACGCGTGGGGCGGCAGCCGCTACCTGTGGCACCAGCTGCTGGCGCAGCGCGGCTACATCGTGGTCTCGGTCGACAACCGGGGGACCGGCGGCCGCGGGAGCGCGTTCAAGAAGTCGACGTACCTGGACCTGGGCACGCGCGAGGCGGCCGACCAGATCGAGGCGGCGCGGTGGCTGGCGCAGCAGCCGTACGTGGACCCGCAGCGGCTGGGGATCTGGGGATGGAGCTACGGCGGGTACATGACCGCGTTCACGCTGGAGCAGCCGGGAAGCCCGTTCAAGGCGGGGATCTCGGTGGCGCCGGTGGCGGACTGGGGATTGTACGACAGCATCTACACCGAGCGCTTCATGCGCACGCCGCAGGAGAACCCCGAGGGGTACCGCCGCAGCTCGGCGGTGCGGAACGCCGCGGGGCTGCGCGCCAGGCTGCTGCTCATTCACGGCAGCGGCGACGACAACGTGCACTTCCAGAACAGCGTGCAGCTGGTGGACGCGCTGCAGGGCGCCGGGAAGCAGTTCAGCTTCATGATGTACCCGGACCGCAACCACGCCATCGCCGGCGGGCGCACGATCCATCTCTACACGATGATGACGGACTGGATCACGCAGAATCTCTGA
- a CDS encoding lysyl oxidase family protein: protein MNGRKMVAALLAAAALAACEGPRTALTSPAPGSVRAGRAQDLDGMANLVVDAAKLASSWVITHENLAPNLCSVQEGDVPPGDHYLLRFTVTTPNIGDADVFIGDPREHIDPNGDGSYADSDGLYEFAACHHHFHFRNYAKYELFPVRADGSLGTAIKARKRGFCMIDTTPFNNNNGGTTPWVYRNCGTPESAGFQGISVGYADTYVKALGGQYFVLDDPAEPAPPGEYILRITVNPGFPQTAGEPCLFKDTHGLCHNFPESSYDDNVGQIRLTIPDRTGKTGGTIKTAEDGIDDENRPTQ, encoded by the coding sequence ATGAACGGAAGGAAGATGGTGGCGGCGCTGCTCGCCGCCGCGGCGCTGGCCGCCTGTGAAGGACCCAGGACGGCGCTCACCTCGCCCGCGCCCGGCTCGGTCCGTGCGGGGCGCGCGCAGGACCTGGACGGCATGGCCAACCTGGTCGTCGACGCGGCCAAGCTGGCCAGCAGCTGGGTGATCACCCACGAGAACCTGGCGCCCAACCTGTGCTCGGTGCAGGAGGGCGACGTGCCTCCGGGCGACCACTACCTGCTGCGCTTCACCGTGACCACGCCCAACATCGGCGACGCCGACGTGTTCATCGGCGACCCGCGGGAGCACATCGACCCCAACGGCGACGGCAGCTACGCCGACAGCGACGGGCTGTACGAGTTCGCGGCCTGCCACCACCACTTCCACTTCCGCAACTACGCCAAGTACGAGCTGTTCCCGGTGCGGGCCGACGGCTCGCTGGGCACTGCCATCAAGGCGCGCAAGCGGGGCTTCTGCATGATCGACACGACGCCGTTCAACAACAACAACGGCGGCACCACGCCGTGGGTGTACCGCAACTGCGGCACTCCCGAGTCGGCGGGCTTCCAGGGAATCAGCGTGGGCTACGCCGATACCTATGTGAAGGCGCTGGGCGGGCAGTACTTCGTGCTCGACGACCCGGCCGAGCCGGCGCCGCCGGGCGAGTACATCCTGCGCATCACCGTGAACCCCGGCTTCCCGCAGACGGCGGGCGAGCCCTGCCTGTTCAAGGACACCCACGGGCTCTGCCACAACTTCCCCGAGAGCAGCTACGACGACAACGTCGGCCAGATCCGCCTCACCATCCCCGACCGCACGGGGAAGACCGGCGGCACCATCAAGACGGCCGAGGACGGCATCGACGACGAGAACCGCCCGACGCAGTGA
- a CDS encoding lysyl oxidase family protein, which produces MQVKTAARIGIAAAAAAVVFAACERASQQITAPAAPAAPRHAAVQDLDGTPDLVVNTNVLASSWNVREEDFVAGQCSVEEGNIPTGTHRSLRFSVLIENWGDADLYVGDPLKHMDPNGDGNFSDQDGLFEFASCHKHFHFRNYAKYELLRVNPDGSLGTPVQSRKRGFCMLDTTPTVTDAAVPKAGYYQNCGNLTLHGNQGISTGFGDEYVKQLPGQLFLLTDPNEPVGPGTYLIRVTANPPFAPVKGQVCPVTDSLGLCHMFAEKRYDNNVGEVQIVIPDRVGRTGYGPGAGQYKEELDAAHHPEAHGSH; this is translated from the coding sequence ATGCAGGTGAAGACGGCAGCCAGGATTGGAATCGCGGCCGCGGCCGCGGCGGTCGTGTTCGCGGCGTGCGAGCGCGCGTCGCAGCAGATCACCGCGCCGGCGGCGCCCGCCGCGCCCCGCCACGCGGCGGTGCAGGACCTGGACGGCACCCCCGACCTGGTCGTGAACACGAACGTGCTGGCCAGTTCGTGGAACGTGCGCGAGGAAGACTTCGTCGCGGGCCAGTGCAGCGTGGAGGAGGGGAACATCCCCACCGGCACGCACCGCTCGCTGCGCTTTTCGGTGCTGATCGAGAACTGGGGCGACGCCGACCTGTACGTGGGCGACCCGCTGAAGCACATGGACCCCAACGGCGACGGCAACTTCTCCGACCAGGACGGCCTGTTCGAGTTCGCCAGCTGCCACAAGCACTTCCACTTCCGCAACTACGCCAAGTACGAGCTGCTGCGGGTGAACCCCGACGGCTCGCTGGGCACGCCGGTGCAGTCGCGCAAGCGGGGCTTCTGCATGCTCGACACCACGCCCACGGTGACCGACGCGGCCGTGCCCAAGGCCGGCTACTACCAGAACTGCGGCAACCTGACGCTGCACGGCAACCAGGGGATCAGCACCGGCTTCGGCGACGAGTACGTGAAGCAGCTTCCCGGGCAGCTCTTCCTGCTCACCGACCCCAACGAGCCGGTGGGCCCGGGGACGTACCTCATCCGCGTGACCGCCAACCCGCCGTTCGCCCCGGTGAAGGGCCAGGTGTGCCCGGTGACGGATTCGCTGGGCCTGTGCCACATGTTCGCCGAGAAGCGCTACGACAACAACGTGGGCGAGGTCCAGATCGTGATCCCCGACCGCGTGGGCCGCACGGGCTACGGGCCGGGCGCGGGGCAGTACAAGGAGGAGCTGGACGCGGCGCACCACCCCGAGGCTCACGGGAGCCACTGA